The following are from one region of the Streptomyces tuirus genome:
- a CDS encoding pyroglutamyl peptidase has translation MNSIRVRLGVLGLALLTGFTAPTAASAAQAAPSPTVEEQRLGRAAPQEILRRSGFDTAAPRLARALEGARSYGEARRAVTREGARLWQRAVDRAQGRGPAGGDLSRDDDRPLYWARLGMTRDVRTWEPEFGLTDGQRAALLDELERTSRGQDAIRYPHGKGLKRILLTGFDPFTLDRDIRISNPAGATALALDGTVIETADGPARIETAVFPVRWQDFTEGTVERALRPHLPKVDLFTTVSQGRVGRFDIERTNGAWRGGFGDNENIGRTETVPVSDPASQPQWTTTTLPYAAITAAQTGRFPVYDNTSVTEIPAGGTDPVVRPDGPTPGSTARAGGGGDYLSNEIAYRATLLRDRLGLHATLPGGHVHTPLLQFAAGNTTEVTDPEFVRNRLDIIAQVRAILKVAAETS, from the coding sequence TTGAATTCCATACGCGTTCGCCTCGGCGTCCTCGGTCTCGCCCTGCTGACCGGCTTCACCGCGCCGACGGCGGCGAGCGCCGCCCAGGCGGCCCCCTCCCCCACCGTCGAGGAGCAGCGGCTCGGCAGAGCGGCCCCCCAGGAGATCCTGCGCCGCTCCGGATTCGACACGGCGGCCCCACGCCTGGCCCGGGCGCTGGAGGGGGCCCGCTCCTACGGGGAGGCACGCCGGGCCGTGACGCGTGAGGGCGCGCGGCTGTGGCAGCGTGCGGTCGACCGGGCGCAGGGGCGCGGGCCGGCGGGCGGGGACCTGAGCCGGGACGACGACCGGCCGCTGTACTGGGCGCGGCTCGGGATGACGCGTGACGTGCGCACCTGGGAGCCGGAGTTCGGCCTGACGGACGGGCAGCGGGCCGCGCTGCTGGACGAGCTGGAGCGCACCTCGCGCGGCCAGGACGCCATCCGGTATCCGCACGGCAAGGGCCTGAAGCGGATCCTGCTCACCGGCTTCGACCCGTTCACCCTGGACCGGGACATCCGCATCTCCAACCCGGCCGGCGCCACCGCGCTGGCCCTCGACGGCACGGTGATCGAGACGGCGGACGGCCCGGCCCGGATCGAGACGGCCGTGTTCCCGGTGCGCTGGCAGGACTTCACCGAGGGCACGGTGGAGCGGGCCCTGCGGCCGCACCTGCCGAAGGTCGACCTGTTCACGACGGTGAGCCAGGGCCGGGTCGGGCGGTTCGACATCGAGCGGACCAACGGGGCCTGGCGGGGCGGCTTCGGGGACAACGAGAACATCGGCCGCACCGAGACCGTGCCGGTGAGCGACCCGGCCTCGCAGCCGCAGTGGACGACGACGACGCTGCCGTACGCGGCGATCACCGCCGCGCAGACCGGCCGTTTCCCGGTGTACGACAACACGAGCGTCACCGAGATCCCGGCCGGCGGCACCGATCCCGTCGTGCGCCCCGACGGGCCGACGCCCGGCTCGACCGCACGTGCGGGCGGGGGCGGCGACTACCTGTCCAACGAGATCGCCTACCGGGCCACGCTGCTGCGGGACCGGCTGGGGCTGCACGCGACGCTGCCGGGCGGGCATGTGCACACACCGCTGCTGCAGTTCGCCGCCGGGAACACCACCGAGGTCACCGACCCGGAGTTCGTGCGCAACCGGCTGGACATCATCGCCCAGGTGCGGGCGATCCTGAAGGTGGCTGCGGAAACGTCGTAG
- a CDS encoding aldose epimerase family protein, whose translation MNELFGTLSDGTPVHRWTLERAGVRVRVLSYGGIVQSVEVPDRDGRAGGVVLGFPDLDGYLAHPEPYLGALIGRYANRIAGGRFTLDGRTYALEPNSGPNSLHGGARGFDKRLWDAEPVEHGVRLTRISAHGEEGFPGRLEVSATYTLDASGALRIAYEAVTDAPTVVNPTNHSYFNLAGSGDAGGHELRLAASRYTPVDADLIPAGGPEDVTGTGFDFREARKTGSGYDHNFVLDKGVTDTPVEVAELHDPASGRVLTVATTEPGLQLYTADQLSGPFAPGDGIALETQHFPDSPNRPDFPTTVLRPGEEFRSETVYGFGVR comes from the coding sequence GTCGTACGGCGGGATCGTGCAGTCCGTGGAGGTGCCGGACCGGGACGGCCGGGCCGGGGGCGTGGTGCTGGGGTTCCCGGATCTCGACGGGTATCTCGCCCATCCGGAGCCGTACCTGGGCGCCCTGATCGGGCGGTACGCCAACCGGATCGCCGGCGGCCGGTTCACCCTGGACGGCCGGACGTACGCGCTGGAGCCGAACAGCGGACCGAACTCGCTGCACGGCGGCGCGCGCGGTTTCGACAAGCGGCTGTGGGACGCGGAGCCGGTCGAGCACGGGGTGCGGCTGACGCGGATCAGTGCGCACGGCGAGGAGGGGTTCCCGGGGCGGCTGGAGGTCTCGGCGACGTACACGCTCGACGCGTCCGGCGCGCTGCGGATCGCCTACGAGGCGGTGACGGACGCGCCGACCGTGGTGAACCCGACGAACCACAGCTACTTCAACCTGGCCGGTTCCGGTGACGCCGGCGGTCATGAACTGCGGCTGGCCGCCTCCCGGTACACGCCGGTCGACGCCGACCTGATCCCGGCCGGCGGGCCCGAGGACGTGACCGGCACGGGCTTCGACTTCCGTGAGGCCCGCAAGACCGGCTCCGGCTACGACCACAACTTCGTGCTCGACAAGGGTGTGACGGACACTCCGGTGGAGGTCGCCGAGCTGCACGATCCGGCGTCCGGCCGGGTGCTGACGGTGGCGACCACCGAACCCGGTCTCCAGCTCTACACCGCCGACCAGCTGTCCGGCCCCTTCGCGCCCGGCGACGGCATCGCGCTGGAGACGCAGCACTTCCCCGACTCGCCGAACCGGCCGGACTTCCCGACGACCGTGCTGCGGCCCGGCGAGGAGTTCCGCTCGGAGACGGTCTACGGGTTCGGCGTCCGCTGA
- a CDS encoding EI24 domain-containing protein — protein MRDLGAGFRYLLKGQRWVARHGRQYGFGLLPGLITLVLYAAALVALALWGEDAVGWATPFADDWTSPWQGLFRGFLTAVLFALALLLAVVTFTAVTLLIGQPFYENLSEKVDRDVSPDGHAPESGLPLWRELWISARDSLRIVVRAALWGVLLFACGFIPVVGQTAVPVIGFFITGFFLTEELTAVALQRRSVELRTRLTLLRSRKALVWGFGTPLAAAFLVPFVAVFLMPGAVAGATLMARDLLGEEIDEGGDGGEAGDQAATTFPQPPSGSPAPGR, from the coding sequence ATGCGCGATCTAGGGGCGGGTTTCCGGTACCTCCTGAAGGGCCAGCGATGGGTGGCCCGGCACGGCAGGCAGTACGGCTTCGGGCTGCTCCCGGGCCTGATCACCCTCGTTCTGTACGCGGCGGCGCTCGTCGCGCTGGCCCTGTGGGGCGAGGACGCCGTGGGCTGGGCGACGCCCTTCGCCGACGACTGGACCAGCCCGTGGCAGGGGCTCTTCCGCGGCTTCCTGACCGCCGTGCTGTTCGCCCTCGCCCTGCTCCTGGCCGTCGTGACCTTCACCGCGGTGACCCTGCTGATCGGGCAGCCCTTCTACGAGAACCTCTCCGAGAAGGTCGACCGGGACGTGTCCCCGGACGGGCACGCCCCCGAGTCGGGGCTGCCGCTCTGGCGCGAACTGTGGATCTCCGCCCGGGACAGCCTGCGGATCGTGGTGCGGGCCGCCCTGTGGGGTGTGCTGCTGTTCGCGTGCGGCTTCATCCCGGTGGTCGGGCAGACGGCCGTCCCGGTGATCGGGTTCTTCATCACCGGGTTCTTCCTCACCGAGGAACTGACCGCCGTCGCCCTCCAGCGCCGCAGCGTCGAACTGCGCACCCGCCTCACCCTGCTGCGCTCCCGCAAGGCCCTCGTCTGGGGCTTCGGCACACCGCTCGCCGCGGCCTTCCTGGTGCCGTTCGTCGCGGTGTTCCTGATGCCGGGCGCGGTCGCCGGCGCCACCCTCATGGCGCGTGACCTCCTGGGCGAGGAGATCGACGAGGGTGGCGACGGCGGCGAGGCGGGCGACCAGGCCGCTACGACGTTTCCGCAGCCACCTTCAGGATCGCCCGCACCTGGGCGATGA